A single genomic interval of candidate division WOR-3 bacterium harbors:
- a CDS encoding TonB-dependent receptor, with protein MIKFLVVLLCKIILIFAAEYGTIKGFVSDAENGEKLSYADVILKNTTIGTSTDEKGYYYISRIPEGKYIVVFSYLGYEPVLKEIEIKSGQVLTLNVELKPSAIEMPGVVVSSERERFEKSVEVSHITFTQREIKSVPGLFESDLIKTLQLMPGVIGMHDLSSKLYVRGGSPDENLVLLDGIIIYNPATHLFGLFSTFQPDAVKEAELYAGGFPAKYGDRLSAVLDVTTKEGNSKKYEGNASVGLITSKLLVEGPIPKGSFLFSGRRTYFDALIWGYAHIFNKDIELPYYFYDGVGKINYNPSSENRFTITGFGGADVISFSEGDPPSDKVDLIWGNRGISGKWRRVFSPRVYGEILGVWSNFFTDFRYFNYYDSTANLRLYEKIQSLTGKCDFSYIYSEQHTLDFGFHEENLGVKQHWEVEEGISGPPKQSSNLVAVYLQDKWQVIKPILYIQPGIRLIYYNQGNRFLYDPRIGVKYRFGENSALNISMGKYNQCLITINSQESYFSIFDFWRPVDKTHNPPVGYHFIAGIERWLGEETNFNIEGYYKKYYNLLIPREEDMFFSVPTESLRVGNGYATGVDIFLKKSFKDYFGWVSYTFGYTRRSVGNISYFPRYDRRHNLNIVFGFVLPKSIPLLKNGKLDLRWYLGTGLPYALEIARYRKYFEWRNDTLNGYPDYWWKYIKGNRDAFRLPLSHRLDLHYEKEIKIFGLRGGWYLDIINLYAQKNVLFYDYEYFDYNTGQEYDPPRRVGYSIPPIAIPIPSFGFNVRF; from the coding sequence GTGATTAAATTTTTGGTTGTGCTGTTATGTAAGATAATACTTATCTTTGCTGCAGAATATGGCACAATCAAGGGATTTGTATCCGATGCGGAAAACGGCGAAAAACTCAGTTATGCAGATGTTATTTTGAAGAATACTACAATTGGCACGAGCACCGATGAAAAGGGATATTACTACATTTCACGTATCCCTGAAGGCAAATATATAGTTGTATTTTCTTATCTTGGTTATGAACCAGTATTAAAAGAGATTGAGATTAAATCCGGGCAGGTTCTGACATTGAATGTGGAATTAAAACCATCAGCGATTGAAATGCCCGGTGTTGTAGTATCATCGGAGCGTGAAAGATTTGAAAAAAGTGTGGAGGTGAGCCATATCACATTTACTCAGCGGGAGATAAAGTCGGTACCCGGGCTTTTTGAATCGGATTTGATAAAGACATTGCAGTTGATGCCAGGTGTTATAGGAATGCATGATTTATCAAGCAAATTATATGTGCGGGGTGGAAGTCCGGATGAGAATTTGGTTTTGCTTGATGGCATAATAATTTATAATCCCGCAACCCATTTATTCGGACTTTTTTCCACATTCCAGCCCGATGCTGTGAAAGAAGCAGAATTATATGCAGGTGGATTTCCAGCAAAATATGGAGATAGACTTTCAGCAGTCCTCGATGTAACAACCAAAGAGGGAAATTCAAAAAAGTATGAAGGCAATGCGAGTGTTGGTTTGATAACATCTAAATTACTCGTTGAAGGTCCAATCCCCAAAGGTTCTTTTCTCTTCAGTGGCAGAAGGACATATTTTGATGCCTTAATCTGGGGATATGCCCATATCTTTAATAAAGACATTGAACTCCCTTATTATTTTTATGATGGTGTGGGGAAGATTAATTATAATCCATCCAGTGAAAATAGATTTACAATCACTGGATTTGGTGGCGCAGATGTCATTTCATTTTCTGAAGGCGACCCGCCATCAGACAAAGTAGATCTAATCTGGGGAAATCGTGGTATATCGGGAAAATGGCGCCGGGTATTCTCACCAAGAGTCTATGGGGAAATCCTCGGAGTCTGGAGCAATTTTTTCACGGATTTTAGATATTTTAATTATTATGATTCAACTGCAAACTTACGACTATATGAAAAGATTCAGAGTTTGACCGGCAAGTGCGACTTTTCTTATATTTATAGCGAGCAGCATACACTTGATTTTGGATTCCATGAGGAGAATCTTGGTGTTAAGCAGCACTGGGAGGTTGAAGAAGGAATATCTGGACCACCCAAGCAGAGTTCTAATCTCGTTGCAGTTTATCTCCAGGATAAATGGCAGGTGATAAAGCCAATTCTCTATATCCAGCCGGGGATAAGATTAATCTACTATAATCAGGGCAATCGGTTTCTTTATGATCCCAGGATTGGAGTGAAATATCGTTTTGGAGAAAATTCAGCATTGAATATTTCAATGGGAAAATATAATCAGTGCTTGATAACTATAAATAGTCAGGAATCATATTTTTCTATTTTTGACTTCTGGCGTCCGGTTGACAAAACACATAATCCGCCGGTTGGTTATCATTTTATTGCCGGAATTGAAAGATGGTTGGGTGAAGAAACAAATTTTAATATTGAAGGATATTACAAAAAATACTACAATCTATTGATACCCCGCGAAGAAGATATGTTTTTCAGTGTGCCCACTGAAAGTTTGCGTGTCGGGAATGGCTATGCAACAGGTGTAGATATCTTTCTTAAAAAAAGTTTTAAAGATTATTTTGGCTGGGTCAGTTATACATTCGGTTATACAAGAAGAAGTGTAGGAAATATCTCTTATTTTCCACGCTATGATAGAAGGCATAATCTAAATATTGTTTTCGGATTTGTTCTACCGAAGTCAATTCCGTTATTAAAAAATGGCAAACTTGATTTACGCTGGTATCTGGGAACCGGTTTGCCTTATGCTTTGGAGATAGCGAGATATCGTAAATATTTTGAATGGAGAAATGATACGCTGAATGGATATCCAGATTACTGGTGGAAGTATATAAAAGGCAACCGGGATGCCTTCAGATTACCACTATCTCACCGGCTTGATTTGCATTATGAAAAAGAGATAAAAATCTTTGGACTGAGAGGTGGCTGGTATCTGGATATTATTAATCTTTATGCACAAAAAAATGTGCTTTTCTATGATTACGAATATTTTGATTACAATACCGGGCAGGAATATGATCCACCGAGAAGGGTTGGCTATTCAATCCCACCGATTGCGATTCCCATACCTTCTTTTGGATTTAATGTGAGGTTTTGA
- a CDS encoding DUF4249 family protein, producing MTNIFGFGGRLRKAKLFGILILFIFLFCQKYNEEFEPQLNVFCILKNNRPYQKVVVDRIYGMDEKSIYDLEDVQVILSGNGICDTLVEDSILGVFVTRDTFPVVHGQTYHLQVTAKGFDTLRGTTTIPDLFEIICPQDGDTVQLLDTMIIEFKDCHQLIIGELYYQDSLLYWYLYGRIRDTILELPFSACLHDTGYYRLMVGVYDSNYVNYYIDAANPQCGIENGIGLFGSTFILEVKFYYQ from the coding sequence ATGACAAATATATTTGGTTTCGGTGGACGGTTAAGAAAAGCGAAACTGTTTGGAATATTGATTCTGTTTATTTTTTTATTCTGTCAAAAGTATAATGAAGAATTTGAACCGCAATTAAATGTTTTTTGTATTCTCAAAAATAATCGTCCATATCAAAAAGTAGTCGTTGATAGAATCTATGGAATGGACGAGAAATCAATTTATGACCTTGAAGATGTGCAGGTGATTCTTTCGGGGAACGGGATATGTGATACACTCGTTGAAGACTCAATCTTGGGAGTATTTGTAACGCGTGATACTTTTCCTGTTGTTCACGGCCAGACCTATCATTTGCAGGTTACTGCGAAGGGATTTGATACACTCAGGGGAACTACTACCATACCTGATTTATTTGAGATAATTTGTCCGCAGGATGGTGATACAGTTCAATTGTTGGATACAATGATAATTGAATTCAAGGATTGTCATCAATTGATAATAGGTGAGCTCTATTATCAGGATTCGCTACTATACTGGTATTTGTACGGTAGAATTAGAGATACAATTTTGGAATTGCCTTTCTCGGCTTGCCTTCATGACACAGGATATTATCGGTTGATGGTAGGGGTCTATGATAGCAATTATGTTAATTACTATATAGATGCAGCCAATCCTCAATGCGGAATTGAAAATGGGATTGGGTTGTTTGGAAGTACTTTTATTCTTGAAGTCAAATTTTATTATCAATAA